One Streptomyces fagopyri DNA window includes the following coding sequences:
- a CDS encoding MSMEG_1061 family FMN-dependent PPOX-type flavoprotein, with amino-acid sequence MTTPLAGSAFDSLRLDAVPDQEALRRAYEFPREAAVRKQMTELTEKTRRLISCSSLVLVASADAEGNCDVSPRGGPAGFVAVLDARTVAIPDATGNKRLDTLQNVVATGRAGLLFVIPGRTTTLRVNGRACVSTRPELLSQLTAVGKPPASALVLGIEEVYPHCPKSLLRSAAWKPEQWLPADAQPTSAEVTLAQLRMPELSIADIERAEADSLKYRYE; translated from the coding sequence ATGACGACACCCCTTGCAGGCAGTGCCTTCGACTCGCTCCGCCTCGACGCCGTGCCCGACCAGGAGGCGTTGCGCCGGGCCTACGAATTCCCACGCGAAGCGGCCGTGCGCAAGCAGATGACCGAACTCACCGAGAAGACCCGGCGGTTGATCAGCTGTTCATCGCTGGTCCTGGTCGCCAGCGCGGACGCCGAGGGCAACTGCGACGTTTCCCCGCGCGGGGGCCCCGCCGGGTTCGTCGCGGTCCTGGACGCACGGACGGTGGCGATACCGGACGCGACCGGCAACAAGCGCCTGGACACCCTGCAGAACGTCGTCGCCACCGGACGGGCCGGGCTGCTGTTCGTCATCCCGGGTCGCACGACGACGCTCAGGGTGAACGGCCGGGCCTGCGTCTCCACCCGCCCGGAGCTGCTGTCGCAGCTGACCGCAGTGGGCAAGCCGCCCGCCAGTGCGCTGGTGCTGGGGATCGAGGAGGTCTACCCACACTGCCCCAAGTCGCTGCTGCGCAGCGCGGCCTGGAAGCCGGAGCAGTGGCTGCCGGCGGACGCCCAGCCGACCTCGGCCGAGGTGACGCTGGCCCAGCTGCGCATGCCGGAACTGTCGATCGCCGACATCGAGCGGGCGGAGGCGGACTCGCTGAAGTACCGCTACGAGTAG
- a CDS encoding FAD-dependent oxidoreductase — protein MRHRIAVVGSGPAGLTFARVLQRHGYPVAVLERDPTPDARPPGGTLDLHEGLGQLALRKAGLLAEFQTLSRPEGQAMRILDTAGTVLRDWQPRPDDRANPEIDRGQLRDLLLGSLDVQWGRAVTEVVPGTRDGALVHFVDGGQETFDLVVGADGAWSRIRPAVSSATPHYTGVTSVETSLEDVDTRHPDLAQLIGDGSVAVYGVNRALVAQRNSGGHVKVYAQFRAPLDWHTNLDLADVEAVRSSLLALFDGWAAPVLELLRHGAAFVHRPLYVLPVSHTWRHVAGVTLLGDAAHLMPPLGAGANLAMLEGAELAESIANDPGDLDDAVRTFEEQMWERAGRWAKITTAGLERLVSPDPAEALALFDEVQPS, from the coding sequence ATGAGACACCGCATCGCAGTGGTCGGGAGCGGCCCTGCCGGTCTTACCTTCGCCCGCGTCCTGCAGCGCCATGGCTACCCCGTCGCCGTCCTCGAACGTGATCCCACCCCCGACGCCCGCCCCCCGGGCGGCACGCTGGACCTGCACGAAGGACTGGGCCAGCTCGCGCTGAGAAAGGCGGGGCTGCTGGCCGAGTTCCAGACCTTGTCCCGCCCGGAGGGGCAGGCCATGCGGATCCTGGACACGGCCGGGACTGTCCTGCGCGACTGGCAACCCCGTCCGGATGACCGGGCCAATCCCGAGATCGACCGTGGGCAACTCCGTGATCTGTTGCTCGGGTCTCTGGACGTCCAGTGGGGGCGGGCCGTGACGGAGGTGGTGCCGGGGACTCGGGACGGGGCACTGGTCCATTTCGTGGACGGGGGACAGGAGACGTTCGATCTCGTAGTCGGCGCGGACGGGGCATGGTCCCGGATCCGCCCGGCCGTCTCGTCCGCGACTCCGCACTACACCGGCGTCACCTCGGTCGAGACCTCCCTGGAAGACGTAGACACCCGCCACCCTGACCTCGCCCAGTTGATCGGCGACGGTTCCGTCGCCGTGTACGGCGTGAACCGAGCCCTCGTCGCCCAGCGGAACAGTGGCGGCCACGTCAAGGTGTACGCCCAGTTCCGCGCGCCGCTGGACTGGCACACGAACTTGGACCTGGCCGACGTCGAGGCCGTGCGATCGAGTCTGCTGGCGCTGTTCGACGGCTGGGCCGCTCCCGTCCTCGAACTCCTCCGCCACGGCGCCGCTTTCGTCCACCGGCCCCTCTACGTCCTGCCCGTGTCCCACACCTGGAGGCACGTCGCCGGGGTGACGCTGCTGGGCGACGCCGCCCATCTGATGCCCCCATTGGGGGCGGGCGCGAACCTCGCCATGTTGGAAGGCGCCGAACTCGCCGAGTCCATCGCCAACGACCCTGGAGATCTGGACGACGCCGTCCGCACCTTCGAGGAACAGATGTGGGAACGGGCCGGCAGGTGGGCGAAGATCACGACGGCCGGTCTGGAACGCCTCGTGAGCCCGGACCCCGCCGAAGCACTCGCCCTCTTTGATGAAGTCCAGCCATCCTGA
- a CDS encoding TetR/AcrR family transcriptional regulator, which yields MTVWDRPEPPARPVPLDRERIVAAAVALADEGGLEAVSLRKVAARLNAGPMRLYGYISTKEELLDLMVDEVQAEILPEEQLGDWREALRVLAHRTRQATLRHEWLADLLGGRPTLGPNGLAVAEAKLAALDGLADMDTVMRAVETVSAYFTGAIRREVANLRAERATGLSKRDWQRANGPHVTRMLATGRFPALSKAVHDGSDVDAEASFSTGLDWVLDAVAAKLTRPRA from the coding sequence ATGACTGTGTGGGACCGGCCGGAGCCGCCAGCTCGCCCCGTGCCGCTCGACCGGGAGCGGATCGTCGCCGCCGCCGTCGCGCTGGCCGACGAGGGCGGGCTGGAAGCGGTGTCGTTGCGCAAGGTAGCCGCCCGGCTGAACGCCGGCCCGATGCGACTGTACGGATACATCTCCACCAAGGAGGAGTTGCTGGACCTCATGGTGGACGAGGTCCAGGCCGAGATCCTCCCCGAGGAACAGCTCGGCGACTGGCGGGAAGCACTGCGCGTCCTCGCCCACCGCACCAGACAGGCCACCCTCCGCCACGAGTGGCTGGCCGATCTGCTCGGCGGCCGCCCCACCCTGGGCCCGAATGGCCTCGCCGTGGCCGAGGCCAAGCTGGCCGCCCTCGACGGCCTCGCCGACATGGACACCGTCATGCGCGCCGTGGAGACCGTCAGCGCCTACTTCACCGGCGCGATCAGGCGCGAGGTCGCGAACCTGCGGGCCGAGCGCGCCACGGGCCTGTCCAAGCGCGACTGGCAGCGCGCCAACGGCCCCCATGTAACAAGGATGTTGGCCACGGGCCGCTTCCCGGCGCTGTCCAAGGCCGTGCACGACGGTTCGGACGTGGATGCCGAGGCCTCCTTCTCGACCGGCCTGGACTGGGTCCTCGACGCCGTGGCCGCCAAACTCACCCGGCCGCGGGCGTGA
- a CDS encoding deoxynucleoside kinase, whose translation MSVIVVGGMIGIGKTSVAELLAEELGSKVFYESVDDNPILPLFYTASPEEIEAKRYPFLLQLYFLRTRFASIKEAYKQGDNVLDRSIYEDWYFAKVNHDLGRISALEMQVYEGLLDEMMHEIEGLPYRKAPDLMVYLKADFATVLNRIGLRGRDFEQDEALVEYYRALWSGYDEWVHKHYSASEVLVIDMNGTDVVNNPEDAARVVRQVKDALAGAGHRA comes from the coding sequence ATGTCGGTGATCGTCGTCGGCGGCATGATCGGAATCGGCAAGACGAGCGTTGCCGAACTGCTTGCCGAGGAACTGGGCAGCAAAGTCTTCTACGAAAGCGTGGACGACAATCCGATCCTTCCGCTGTTCTACACAGCGAGCCCCGAAGAGATCGAGGCGAAGCGTTACCCCTTCCTCCTTCAGCTCTACTTCCTGCGGACTCGGTTCGCCTCGATCAAGGAGGCGTACAAGCAGGGCGACAACGTTCTCGACCGGTCCATCTACGAGGACTGGTACTTCGCCAAGGTCAATCACGACCTGGGCAGGATCAGCGCCCTGGAGATGCAGGTGTACGAGGGGCTGCTCGACGAGATGATGCACGAGATCGAGGGCCTGCCCTACCGCAAGGCGCCCGACCTCATGGTCTACCTCAAGGCGGACTTCGCGACAGTGCTGAACCGTATCGGACTCCGAGGCCGCGATTTCGAACAGGACGAGGCCCTCGTCGAGTACTACCGAGCGCTGTGGTCCGGCTACGACGAGTGGGTGCACAAGCATTACTCGGCCAGCGAAGTCCTCGTCATCGACATGAACGGCACGGATGTCGTGAACAACCCCGAGGACGCGGCCCGCGTGGTGCGGCAGGTCAAGGACGCTCTCGCGGGGGCTGGGCACCGAGCCTGA
- the mihF gene encoding integration host factor, actinobacterial type translates to MPLPQLTPEARAEALTKALHARKERAALLKALKTGGVSLPALLEREDDVIAKTSVRRVLESLPGIGKVRARELLINLGIAETRKVQGLGPRQRERLCQQFPPSD, encoded by the coding sequence ATGCCACTGCCCCAACTCACCCCCGAGGCCCGCGCCGAAGCGCTGACCAAAGCCCTGCACGCCCGAAAAGAACGCGCCGCGCTGCTCAAAGCACTCAAGACTGGCGGCGTTTCACTGCCCGCGCTTCTGGAGCGCGAAGACGACGTCATCGCCAAGACATCCGTCCGCCGCGTCCTCGAGTCGCTGCCCGGTATCGGGAAAGTACGCGCCCGCGAGCTCCTCATAAACCTCGGCATCGCCGAGACACGCAAGGTCCAAGGCCTCGGCCCGCGACAGCGCGAACGCCTCTGCCAGCAGTTCCCTCCCTCGGACTGA
- a CDS encoding eCIS core domain-containing protein: protein MQTEMQARFNGADFSRVRVHDGPAARDAAAIVEAKAFTTGQHIVDGGGMSQKDWAHELAHTLDQEKGSVPGVDNGAGLSISEPGDAGERHAVDTAERVMQGPTPIQRTVSGGRTNDVERHRHSHGCGHNVQRVAAGAVAVQRTRRATREDMEASRSAAALTRTAQLLRSQGKDAMAAKLENQLDKSLPLPMEGTVAFANEMLVQQRHGRRYKLSLDLSSMLYYAAPHEGRKQYGTPEPANGKYNFVIPVRKPGKIMASQVGTEHEEGHSALAKAQKAGDGHVYWAGTAVFTNGVLEKWTNDSGHYRPTGDDAGQVAGITGGFPVDKYKNFDDPGGAD, encoded by the coding sequence TTGCAGACTGAGATGCAGGCACGTTTCAACGGCGCCGATTTCAGCCGTGTCAGGGTGCACGACGGACCTGCCGCGCGCGATGCGGCGGCCATCGTCGAGGCCAAGGCGTTCACCACCGGTCAGCACATCGTCGACGGCGGTGGGATGAGCCAGAAGGACTGGGCGCACGAGCTGGCACACACGCTGGACCAGGAGAAGGGGTCCGTACCGGGCGTGGACAATGGCGCCGGTCTGAGCATCTCGGAACCGGGGGACGCCGGCGAACGTCACGCTGTAGACACGGCTGAACGGGTCATGCAAGGGCCGACGCCCATCCAGAGGACCGTTTCAGGCGGGCGGACGAACGACGTCGAGCGGCACCGGCACAGCCATGGCTGTGGTCACAACGTGCAGCGCGTCGCGGCCGGCGCGGTGGCGGTGCAGCGCACCCGGCGGGCGACCCGCGAGGACATGGAGGCGTCCCGGTCCGCTGCGGCGCTCACGCGGACCGCTCAGCTGTTGCGGTCCCAGGGCAAGGACGCCATGGCCGCCAAGCTGGAGAACCAGCTGGACAAATCGCTTCCCCTTCCCATGGAGGGGACGGTCGCGTTCGCCAACGAGATGCTGGTCCAGCAGCGTCACGGCCGAAGGTACAAGCTCTCTCTGGACCTCTCGTCGATGCTGTACTACGCGGCGCCTCACGAGGGTCGCAAGCAGTACGGAACCCCTGAGCCGGCGAACGGGAAGTACAACTTCGTCATCCCCGTCCGGAAGCCGGGCAAGATCATGGCTTCGCAAGTCGGCACCGAGCACGAAGAGGGACATTCCGCGCTCGCCAAGGCCCAGAAAGCCGGGGACGGGCACGTGTACTGGGCGGGGACGGCCGTTTTCACCAACGGTGTCCTGGAAAAGTGGACGAACGACAGCGGGCACTACAGGCCCACGGGCGATGACGCAGGACAGGTCGCCGGCATCACGGGTGGATTCCCGGTCGACAAGTACAAGAACTTCGACGACCCGGGCGGGGCGGACTGA
- a CDS encoding MFS transporter: protein MARPRSVVQLLAVCAGYFMVILDVTIINVAVPVVGRELSASLTEIQWITDGYTLAFAGLLLTGGALGDRLGNRRIFCAGVVVFTVASAGCGLAHHTGTLVAARLLEGVGAALIVPGSLALLQQAYPSPAERSHAFGLWGAMAGIAASAGPLLGGLLVTTVGWRWVFFINLPIGCACLLLTLRHLAPSPRHGGRSLDWPAQGAIFATVALLTAVLNEAGRRGWADPLIIVGAGLCVLAAALFVLREHLARTPVLPLRLLRSRALSGAAVIGLLFNFGFYGMIFTASLYFQQHRGLSALRTGLALFPAVAMTMFASVLSGRLARRTGHRPLVVSGMLLAAAGLAGWAAAGAEPAYPLLVAPMMAAGFGTSFALTGSTTTVMTAAPEGFSGTASALFNTTRQVGSAAGVALGGSLLAATGDFTAGLRTSMAIGALAYLAAAALALCCITPRETPDLTG from the coding sequence GTGGCGAGGCCCCGGTCCGTGGTGCAACTGCTCGCGGTCTGCGCGGGCTATTTCATGGTCATCCTGGACGTGACCATCATCAACGTCGCCGTTCCCGTCGTGGGTCGGGAGTTGTCGGCCTCGCTCACGGAAATCCAGTGGATCACCGACGGCTACACGCTGGCTTTCGCGGGCCTGCTGCTCACCGGCGGCGCGCTCGGAGACCGGCTGGGAAACCGTCGCATCTTCTGTGCCGGGGTCGTGGTGTTCACCGTGGCTTCGGCCGGCTGCGGGCTGGCCCACCACACCGGGACCCTGGTCGCCGCCCGGCTGCTGGAGGGAGTCGGCGCGGCACTGATCGTGCCCGGCTCGCTCGCCCTCCTCCAGCAGGCCTACCCCTCGCCCGCCGAGCGCTCCCACGCCTTCGGACTCTGGGGCGCGATGGCCGGCATCGCCGCGTCCGCCGGCCCCCTCCTCGGCGGACTGCTCGTCACCACCGTCGGCTGGCGATGGGTGTTCTTCATCAACCTGCCCATCGGATGCGCCTGTCTGCTGCTGACACTGCGCCACCTGGCCCCCTCGCCTCGACACGGCGGCCGCTCCCTGGACTGGCCGGCGCAAGGTGCGATCTTCGCCACGGTGGCTCTGCTGACCGCTGTCCTGAACGAGGCCGGACGACGCGGCTGGGCGGACCCGCTGATCATCGTCGGGGCCGGCCTGTGCGTGCTGGCCGCTGCTCTCTTCGTCCTGCGCGAGCACCTGGCCCGCACTCCCGTACTGCCGCTGCGTCTGCTGCGGTCGCGTGCGCTGAGCGGCGCGGCGGTGATCGGCCTGCTGTTCAACTTCGGCTTCTACGGCATGATCTTCACCGCGAGCCTGTACTTCCAGCAGCACCGCGGCCTGAGCGCCCTGCGCACCGGGCTCGCCCTCTTCCCCGCAGTCGCCATGACGATGTTCGCCTCCGTCCTGTCCGGGCGCCTCGCGCGACGTACCGGACACCGCCCGCTCGTCGTCTCCGGCATGCTGCTGGCGGCGGCCGGTCTGGCCGGCTGGGCCGCCGCCGGGGCCGAACCGGCCTACCCGCTGCTCGTCGCACCGATGATGGCAGCCGGATTCGGCACGTCCTTCGCCCTCACCGGCTCGACCACCACCGTCATGACAGCCGCACCGGAAGGCTTCTCCGGCACCGCTTCCGCCCTGTTCAACACCACTCGCCAAGTGGGCAGCGCCGCGGGCGTCGCACTCGGTGGCTCACTGCTCGCCGCGACCGGTGACTTCACGGCGGGACTGCGAACCAGTATGGCCATCGGCGCGCTCGCCTACCTGGCAGCGGCCGCCCTCGCGCTCTGCTGCATCACGCCGAGGGAGACCCCCGACCTCACCGGCTGA